The Candidatus Bathyarchaeota archaeon genome includes a window with the following:
- the speB gene encoding agmatinase — translation MSFINFHVIPQRVFSGVYKPFDEADYVVLGVPYDGTSTYRAGSRFGPQAIREASLNIETYSLRTGLDVEDLKICDLGDLNIAEGLTETLRRLEKVLGNIIVGKKLPVILGGEHSLTLGAVKAFGTNVAVLDFDAHMDLRDEYMQSLLSHTTFMRRLAELIGPERIIEVGVRALCKADLEYANKTGLTYITAHELHHVSAEKVVQTIRDKLANFNKIYLTIDIDVLDPSVAPAVGNPEPEGINTHMLLDLLQGVCDTRFCGFDLVEVSPHYDSGGTATQAARIIFETLCFIEKSRREIV, via the coding sequence ATGAGCTTTATTAATTTTCATGTAATTCCACAACGCGTTTTCTCCGGCGTCTATAAACCGTTCGACGAAGCAGATTATGTTGTTCTTGGAGTTCCATATGATGGAACCAGTACCTATCGCGCGGGATCGCGGTTCGGCCCGCAAGCCATCCGGGAGGCATCACTCAACATTGAAACTTACAGTTTACGGACAGGGCTTGACGTTGAGGATTTAAAAATCTGTGACCTAGGTGACTTAAACATTGCAGAAGGTTTAACGGAAACTCTGCGAAGGCTTGAAAAGGTTTTAGGCAATATCATTGTTGGCAAGAAACTTCCAGTGATACTCGGCGGGGAACACTCCCTAACGCTCGGCGCAGTTAAGGCATTTGGAACTAATGTTGCAGTCCTTGATTTTGACGCTCATATGGATCTAAGAGACGAATATATGCAAAGTCTGTTATCTCACACTACCTTTATGCGTAGGTTGGCTGAACTGATTGGTCCTGAGAGGATTATTGAAGTTGGTGTACGAGCACTCTGTAAAGCAGATTTGGAATATGCAAATAAAACTGGTCTCACTTATATAACTGCGCATGAACTACATCATGTTAGCGCAGAGAAAGTAGTTCAAACGATTCGAGATAAACTAGCTAACTTCAATAAAATCTATTTAACAATCGATATCGATGTCCTCGACCCGTCTGTAGCTCCAGCTGTAGGAAATCCAGAACCCGAGGGAATAAACACTCACATGCTTCTCGATTTGCTTCAAGGTGTCTGCGACACGCGGTTTTGCGGCTTCGACCTAGTTGAGGTATCACCACACTACGATTCAGGTGGAACTGCTACTCAAGCAGCTCGCATTATCTTTGAAACGCTCTGTTTTATTGAGAAAAGCCGCCGAGAAATCGTGTAA
- a CDS encoding cupin domain-containing protein yields the protein MQITTKADVEKVEVMKGVTRWVLLSGEKLMVVLYEIEPGVVFPEHSHPHEQMGYIIKGKAEYKGGGKVQIAGEGAAYYFPSNEKHQITTLDEKSVFIDIFSPPREDFLVKKK from the coding sequence ATGCAAATCACTACAAAGGCCGATGTTGAGAAGGTTGAGGTAATGAAAGGTGTAACCCGATGGGTTCTGTTAAGCGGAGAAAAACTAATGGTAGTACTCTACGAAATAGAACCTGGAGTGGTTTTTCCAGAACATAGCCATCCACATGAACAGATGGGTTACATCATTAAAGGAAAAGCGGAGTATAAGGGTGGTGGAAAAGTACAGATCGCAGGAGAGGGGGCCGCCTATTATTTTCCCTCAAATGAAAAACATCAAATAACAACACTAGATGAGAAAAGCGTATTCATCGATATTTTTAGCCCGCCAAGGGAAGACTTCCTCGTGAAGAAGAAATAG
- a CDS encoding helix-turn-helix domain-containing protein, whose translation MRSHLAATRIELRDLARCALGLQEVELSAYLTLLKGGPMTVKDLAKKTRRSRPTAQRILGNLVGKGLAHRKERIIDRGGYFFVYEATPAERVKKLIRDIVEEWYRKMEDTLDKGSFK comes from the coding sequence ATGCGGTCACATTTAGCCGCGACACGAATTGAGCTAAGAGATTTAGCCCGATGTGCTTTGGGACTTCAAGAAGTGGAGTTGAGTGCTTACCTTACCTTACTGAAGGGTGGACCAATGACCGTGAAAGATCTGGCTAAGAAAACTAGAAGAAGCCGCCCGACGGCGCAAAGAATACTCGGCAACCTTGTCGGTAAAGGATTAGCCCATAGAAAGGAAAGGATTATTGATCGTGGCGGCTACTTTTTTGTCTATGAAGCTACCCCAGCTGAGCGCGTGAAAAAACTCATTCGAGATATCGTCGAAGAATGGTATCGAAAAATGGAGGATACTCTAGATAAAGGTTCATTCAAGTGA
- a CDS encoding stage II sporulation protein M, translated as MNLASTTIVEAMDSRCDSMNGRVPQGSGDFFLDGLRVLKANWIKILIFNILYFGAFTVGVIYGLSNPAQQLTLARLVQIELRNNPTSRIVLDALMRRDMLTATVFTFIHNLIYPALLISTCGGLLILPLILNIWQYFILGVIFSPTTMAHVFVLTLSFPVLLMETESYVFASIVGLNLTLGLIKPNLLYKDMKLTRKQALRQSLNACVAVYIWIITILLVSAAIEIFTLTAI; from the coding sequence TTGAACTTAGCCTCAACTACCATAGTTGAAGCCATGGATTCTCGATGTGATTCGATGAATGGTCGAGTTCCGCAGGGATCCGGAGATTTCTTTCTTGATGGCCTACGTGTTCTTAAAGCTAATTGGATTAAAATCTTGATTTTCAACATTCTGTATTTCGGGGCATTCACTGTCGGAGTCATCTATGGGTTAAGCAATCCTGCACAACAACTCACGTTAGCTCGACTGGTTCAAATAGAACTTCGAAATAATCCCACAAGCCGAATTGTGCTCGATGCTCTCATGCGTCGAGACATGTTAACAGCTACAGTATTTACATTTATTCACAATCTCATTTATCCAGCGCTTTTAATTTCGACTTGTGGCGGGCTGCTAATTCTTCCATTAATCCTCAATATATGGCAGTACTTCATACTCGGAGTCATTTTTAGCCCGACTACCATGGCTCACGTTTTCGTATTAACTCTATCTTTCCCAGTGCTTCTCATGGAAACTGAAAGCTACGTCTTCGCATCTATAGTGGGATTAAACTTAACACTCGGGTTAATCAAACCAAATCTTTTGTACAAAGACATGAAATTAACGAGAAAACAAGCCCTTAGGCAATCATTAAATGCTTGCGTAGCGGTCTATATTTGGATAATTACCATTTTACTTGTTTCAGCCGCAATCGAGATTTTCACTTTAACAGCAATTTAA
- a CDS encoding thioredoxin family protein, with protein MNLPSKGGCKTPTIKIEVFYTPICPHCPHAIEVVRKVTPQFGDKVQIEEVNAWTLNGQLRAAKYHIYAVPAIAIDGQVRFVGTPSEDKLAKVLKEEFKKLNQ; from the coding sequence ATAAATCTTCCGTCAAAAGGGGGTTGCAAAACGCCAACCATAAAAATTGAAGTATTTTACACCCCTATTTGTCCCCACTGTCCTCACGCAATCGAAGTTGTACGCAAGGTTACTCCACAATTCGGCGATAAAGTTCAAATCGAAGAAGTAAATGCCTGGACGCTAAATGGGCAACTCCGCGCGGCAAAGTACCACATTTACGCTGTACCAGCGATCGCGATCGATGGGCAAGTGCGTTTTGTCGGGACTCCAAGTGAAGATAAATTAGCTAAAGTCTTGAAAGAAGAGTTTAAGAAGCTAAATCAGTGA